A section of the Leminorella richardii genome encodes:
- the phsC gene encoding thiosulfate reductase cytochrome B subunit, translating to MNSLWGAELYYTPNYWPTWLIIAGVLVVGLLAVLALHGLLRCWLTPKTEAGAEEKTYLYSKAVRCWHWGNALLFILLLVSGLFNHFSIGNVPAQVALHEICGYLLLVFWLGFVAINMVSGNGVHYRIQWQGLVGRSIQQARFYLFGIMKGESHPFPVTEQSKFNPLQQLAYIGVMYLLVPLLLLTGLLCLFPEVAGGYWMLKAHLVLAVVGLLFIFGHFYLCTIGDTPTQTFKSMVDGYHRHRQHPDSHSAKE from the coding sequence ATGAACAGCTTATGGGGTGCCGAGCTTTACTATACGCCGAACTACTGGCCCACGTGGCTGATTATCGCAGGGGTGCTGGTGGTTGGCCTGTTGGCTGTACTTGCGCTACACGGGCTGCTGCGATGTTGGTTAACGCCAAAGACAGAAGCCGGCGCAGAGGAGAAAACCTATCTTTACTCTAAAGCCGTGCGCTGCTGGCACTGGGGGAACGCGCTGCTGTTTATTCTTCTGTTAGTCAGTGGCCTGTTTAATCACTTTTCTATTGGCAACGTTCCGGCTCAGGTTGCGCTGCACGAGATCTGTGGCTATCTGCTGCTTGTCTTTTGGCTGGGCTTTGTGGCGATTAATATGGTCAGCGGCAACGGCGTTCACTACCGCATTCAGTGGCAGGGGCTGGTGGGGCGCAGTATTCAGCAGGCGCGCTTTTATCTGTTTGGCATTATGAAAGGGGAATCCCATCCGTTCCCGGTCACTGAACAGAGTAAGTTTAATCCGCTACAGCAACTGGCCTACATTGGCGTGATGTATTTACTGGTACCACTGTTGCTGTTAACCGGTTTGCTGTGCCTGTTCCCTGAGGTGGCGGGCGGTTACTGGATGCTGAAGGCGCATCTGGTGCTGGCTGTCGTAGGGCTACTGTTTATCTTTGGCCATTTCTATCTTTGTACCATCGGGGATACGCCGACGCAGACCTTTAAGAGCATGGTGGACGGCTACCATCGTCATCGCCAACATCCCGATAGTCACTCGGCAAAAGAGTAA
- a CDS encoding 4Fe-4S dicluster domain-containing protein: MSNNHYVMLHDEKRCIGCQACTVACKTVNDVPEGYSRLQVQVRGPEESAGGMHFQFFRVSCQHCEDAPCISVCPTGASWRDDNGIVRVDAKKCLGCDYCVAACPYHVRYLHPETHVADKCNFCADTRLAQGLDPACVSVCPTDALRFGRADAPEITQWISQHNAYQYQLENVGKPALFRRKETHLGDKA, from the coding sequence ATGAGCAATAATCATTACGTCATGCTGCACGATGAAAAACGCTGCATTGGCTGTCAGGCCTGTACTGTCGCCTGTAAAACCGTTAACGATGTGCCCGAAGGCTATAGCCGTCTTCAGGTTCAGGTTCGAGGGCCAGAGGAGAGTGCTGGAGGCATGCACTTCCAGTTTTTCCGCGTCTCCTGCCAGCACTGTGAAGATGCACCCTGTATTTCCGTTTGCCCGACCGGTGCATCCTGGCGCGACGACAACGGCATCGTGCGCGTTGATGCGAAAAAATGCCTAGGCTGTGACTACTGCGTGGCGGCTTGCCCGTACCATGTGCGCTACCTTCATCCGGAAACTCACGTTGCCGATAAGTGCAACTTCTGTGCCGATACACGCCTTGCTCAAGGGCTCGATCCCGCCTGTGTTAGCGTTTGCCCAACAGATGCGCTGCGCTTTGGGCGGGCCGATGCGCCAGAGATAACACAGTGGATTTCTCAGCATAATGCCTATCAGTATCAGTTGGAGAACGTAGGTAAACCGGCACTGTTTCGCCGCAAAGAGACACATTTGGGGGATAAAGCATGA
- the phsA gene encoding thiosulfate reductase PhsA, with protein MSINRRDFIKGVGVGCAGYAIGSFAPGALALQPPEMLNGKSSLTPSLCEMCSFRCPIEAQVINNKTVFIQGNTHAEHQGSRVCARGGSGVSLINDPARIVQPMKRKGPRGAGEWEVITWEQAYREIAEKLNGIKQSFGAESVAFSSKSGSLSSHLFHLASAFGSPNTFTHASTCPAGKAIAAQVMMGGDLAMDIGNTRYMLAFGHNLYEGIEVADTHEMMMAQENGAKVVSFDPRLSVFSSKADEWHAIRPGGDLPVLQAMCHVLIEEDLYDKAFVQRYTVGFEQLSASLKETTPEWAEKHSDISAEVIRRIAREIAAAAPHVIVNPGHRATYNKEELDMRRMIFTMNALLGSIERSGGMYQKKGADKYNKLAGEAVAPSLAKPGVKDMPKITAKRIDATRPEFKYINKSGGIVQSIIDAVETEKPYAVKAWVMSRHNPLQTVTGRPELVKTLEKLELVVSCDVYLSESAAYADYLLPECTYLERDEEISDVSGLNPAYAVRQQVVTPIGNARPSWQIWQELGGVLGLEKFFPWKDMATRQLFQAKGDEAFYKKIRQTGYLSYGIPLLLREPESVNAFIRAYPKAAAGLSADGTFSDELKFKSPSGLIELYSETLEGLAAGFGAPLYRQFPLKEEGELYFIQGKVAVHTNGATQYVPMLSELMWDNPVWIHPETAKSKGIKTGDEVWLSNAVGKEKGTALVTPAVRPDTLFVYMGFGAKAGAKTAATTHGVHCGNLLPHETSPVCGTNVHTAGVQLSRG; from the coding sequence GTGAGCATTAATCGTCGTGATTTTATCAAAGGTGTTGGAGTAGGGTGTGCCGGATATGCTATCGGCAGCTTTGCTCCGGGCGCACTGGCGCTTCAACCGCCTGAGATGCTAAATGGCAAGAGCAGTTTAACCCCAAGCCTGTGTGAGATGTGTTCATTTCGCTGCCCGATAGAGGCACAGGTTATCAATAACAAAACCGTTTTTATTCAAGGTAATACGCACGCAGAACATCAAGGATCTCGAGTGTGTGCGCGCGGTGGCAGCGGTGTGAGCCTGATTAACGATCCTGCGCGAATTGTTCAACCGATGAAGCGTAAAGGCCCCAGAGGTGCTGGAGAGTGGGAGGTCATTACTTGGGAGCAGGCCTATCGGGAAATTGCCGAAAAGCTCAACGGGATCAAACAGAGCTTCGGCGCAGAAAGCGTTGCCTTTTCCTCGAAATCTGGCTCGCTGTCTTCTCATCTGTTCCATCTGGCGAGCGCGTTTGGTTCACCCAATACCTTTACTCATGCTTCAACTTGCCCAGCGGGAAAAGCCATTGCAGCTCAGGTCATGATGGGCGGCGATCTGGCGATGGATATTGGAAATACGCGCTATATGTTGGCCTTTGGCCATAACCTCTATGAAGGCATTGAAGTTGCCGATACGCACGAAATGATGATGGCGCAGGAGAATGGTGCCAAAGTCGTTAGCTTCGATCCCAGACTGTCGGTATTTTCCAGCAAGGCTGACGAGTGGCACGCAATCCGACCCGGCGGCGATCTGCCAGTCCTGCAGGCTATGTGTCACGTATTAATAGAAGAAGACCTGTATGACAAGGCCTTCGTACAGCGTTACACGGTTGGCTTCGAACAGCTGTCGGCATCGCTGAAAGAAACCACACCAGAATGGGCGGAAAAGCACTCGGATATTTCCGCAGAGGTTATCCGCCGCATTGCCAGAGAGATCGCCGCTGCGGCGCCTCATGTTATCGTGAACCCAGGGCACCGGGCGACCTATAACAAAGAAGAGCTCGACATGCGCCGCATGATTTTCACTATGAACGCGCTGCTCGGCAGCATTGAACGCAGCGGCGGGATGTATCAGAAAAAAGGTGCGGATAAGTATAACAAGCTGGCTGGTGAAGCCGTTGCCCCTTCGCTGGCGAAACCCGGCGTGAAGGATATGCCAAAAATTACCGCCAAAAGGATTGATGCCACGCGGCCGGAGTTTAAATACATCAATAAGAGCGGTGGCATTGTTCAAAGCATTATTGACGCCGTGGAGACGGAAAAACCCTATGCAGTGAAAGCCTGGGTTATGTCACGCCACAATCCTTTGCAAACGGTCACCGGTCGTCCTGAACTGGTGAAAACGCTGGAGAAGCTGGAGCTGGTGGTCAGCTGTGACGTTTATCTTAGCGAAAGCGCTGCCTATGCCGACTATCTGCTGCCTGAATGTACCTATTTAGAGCGCGATGAGGAGATTTCTGACGTATCCGGTCTGAACCCAGCCTATGCGGTTCGCCAACAGGTGGTCACGCCGATTGGCAACGCCAGACCAAGCTGGCAGATATGGCAGGAGCTGGGCGGTGTGTTAGGGCTGGAGAAGTTCTTCCCCTGGAAGGATATGGCGACACGGCAGCTGTTTCAGGCTAAGGGCGATGAGGCGTTCTACAAGAAAATCCGCCAGACGGGCTATCTTTCTTACGGCATTCCGCTACTGCTGCGCGAGCCTGAGTCTGTTAACGCGTTTATCCGCGCCTATCCAAAAGCAGCTGCAGGGCTGTCTGCCGATGGCACCTTTAGCGACGAGCTGAAGTTTAAATCTCCCAGTGGCCTGATTGAGCTGTATTCCGAAACGCTGGAAGGACTGGCTGCGGGCTTTGGCGCTCCGCTCTATCGTCAATTCCCTTTGAAAGAGGAGGGGGAACTCTACTTTATTCAGGGCAAGGTGGCGGTTCACACCAACGGCGCGACGCAGTATGTCCCCATGCTGTCAGAGTTGATGTGGGATAACCCAGTCTGGATCCATCCTGAAACGGCAAAATCCAAGGGCATTAAAACCGGTGACGAAGTGTGGCTTAGCAACGCAGTCGGCAAAGAGAAGGGCACCGCTTTGGTGACCCCAGCCGTCCGGCCTGACACGCTGTTTGTCTACATGGGCTTTGGTGCTAAAGCGGGAGCCAAAACGGCGGCCACAACCCACGGCGTACACTGCGGTAACCTTCTACCCCATGAAACAAGCCCGGTTTGCGGTACCAATGTTCACACCGCAGGCGTTCAGCTGAGTCGTGGTTAA
- the nei gene encoding endonuclease VIII encodes MPEGPEIRRAADKLIDAVEGKILTNVWFAFSSLKPYESQLVGQKIAEIETRGKALLTHFSNGLTMYSHNQLYGIWDVVVSGERPETKRELRVALETAEQGILLYSASDIEVGSRDAILQHPFLLRIGPDVLDPSLTWQKVRERLLDKPFRQRQLGGMLLDQAFLAGLGNYLRVEILWDAGIHPSHKPSSLTEDALDTLAKSLVSIPLLSYQTRGEANPAHHHGALFQFHVFAKDGQPCERCGTEIVKSSLSSRPFYYCPGCQH; translated from the coding sequence ATGCCGGAAGGACCTGAAATCCGTCGCGCCGCAGACAAACTGATCGACGCCGTTGAGGGAAAAATATTAACCAACGTGTGGTTTGCGTTTTCCTCTCTTAAGCCCTATGAATCCCAGCTTGTTGGTCAAAAAATCGCTGAAATTGAGACGCGAGGAAAGGCACTGTTAACCCATTTCTCCAATGGCTTAACGATGTATAGCCACAATCAGCTATACGGTATTTGGGACGTAGTGGTATCAGGGGAACGCCCTGAAACCAAGCGCGAGCTGCGGGTGGCGCTGGAAACGGCAGAGCAGGGGATCCTGCTGTATAGCGCGTCAGATATAGAGGTTGGCTCCAGAGACGCTATTCTCCAACACCCTTTTTTACTGCGCATCGGGCCAGACGTACTTGACCCATCGCTAACCTGGCAAAAAGTGCGTGAACGTCTGTTGGATAAACCCTTTCGCCAGCGTCAGTTGGGGGGCATGCTGCTCGATCAGGCCTTTCTTGCTGGGCTGGGGAACTATCTACGGGTCGAAATTTTGTGGGATGCCGGAATACATCCTTCCCATAAACCATCTTCCCTGACAGAGGATGCTCTGGACACGCTGGCAAAATCGCTGGTGTCTATTCCTCTGCTTTCTTATCAGACTCGCGGTGAAGCTAATCCCGCACATCATCACGGGGCGCTGTTTCAGTTTCACGTCTTTGCTAAAGACGGGCAGCCCTGTGAACGGTGCGGCACAGAGATCGTCAAAAGCTCTTTGTCGTCCCGGCCTTTCTATTACTGTCCCGGCTGCCAGCACTAG
- a CDS encoding Nif3-like dinuclear metal center hexameric protein — MLNIELETLINDELKIRRFRDYAPNGLQVQGRTEVKRIVTGVTACQALLDAAVELEADAVLVHHGYFWKNDEPVVTGMLHRRLKTLMTHDINLYGYHLPLDAHSAMGNNALLGNLLGIESGAPLEPEAADCFIWQGELSVPLSGCDLAKRIADRLGRTPLHCGDSGPEAIRRVAWCTGGGQDYLIEAAERGFDAFITGEVSERTIHIAREMGIHFYAAGHHATERYGIKALGEWLAHHYQFDVTFVDIDNPV, encoded by the coding sequence ATGCTGAATATTGAACTGGAAACGCTCATTAACGATGAGCTGAAAATTCGCCGCTTTCGCGACTATGCCCCCAACGGATTACAGGTACAGGGGCGTACGGAAGTAAAACGCATTGTGACCGGCGTGACGGCCTGTCAGGCGCTGCTTGATGCTGCGGTAGAATTAGAGGCCGATGCGGTTTTGGTTCACCACGGCTACTTCTGGAAAAATGATGAGCCAGTAGTGACCGGCATGCTACACCGCCGTTTGAAAACCCTAATGACGCACGATATTAACCTTTATGGCTATCATCTGCCGTTGGACGCCCACTCAGCGATGGGAAATAACGCGTTGCTGGGCAACCTGCTGGGTATTGAGAGCGGTGCGCCCCTTGAGCCGGAAGCCGCGGACTGCTTTATCTGGCAGGGTGAGCTTTCTGTGCCGCTCAGCGGCTGCGATCTGGCCAAGCGCATTGCCGATCGTCTTGGCCGAACGCCGCTGCACTGTGGCGACAGCGGCCCTGAGGCCATAAGGCGAGTCGCCTGGTGTACCGGCGGTGGGCAAGATTACCTGATAGAGGCCGCTGAGCGGGGATTTGATGCCTTTATTACCGGTGAAGTGTCTGAGAGAACGATCCACATCGCTCGAGAAATGGGGATCCATTTTTACGCTGCGGGGCATCACGCGACGGAGCGCTACGGCATTAAGGCACTGGGGGAATGGCTCGCTCATCACTATCAGTTTGACGTAACCTTTGTTGATATAGATAATCCGGTTTAA
- a CDS encoding EamA family transporter, whose translation MSPWLFYALLSALAAAMVAIFGKIGLQHLDANTATAVRAVVMAIFLVGVVVVQGKTQLVSEVLADRKALLFIVLSGVAGALSWLFYFMAIKSGTVSQVAPIDKLSVVFAVILAVVLFGEKVSLYAGIGIGMISVGALLVALG comes from the coding sequence ATGAGTCCATGGCTTTTTTACGCGCTGCTTTCTGCCCTTGCGGCAGCAATGGTGGCGATTTTTGGCAAGATCGGTCTGCAGCATCTTGATGCTAATACGGCGACTGCTGTCCGCGCTGTCGTTATGGCGATTTTTCTGGTTGGCGTTGTTGTTGTACAGGGGAAAACTCAGCTGGTCAGTGAGGTTCTGGCAGATAGAAAAGCGCTGCTGTTTATTGTTCTCAGCGGCGTGGCGGGTGCCCTTTCGTGGCTTTTTTACTTTATGGCGATTAAGTCCGGCACGGTGTCTCAGGTCGCACCTATCGACAAGCTTAGCGTGGTATTCGCCGTTATTTTGGCGGTCGTTCTGTTTGGCGAAAAAGTATCACTCTATGCAGGGATCGGGATCGGTATGATTTCTGTCGGCGCGCTGCTGGTTGCTTTAGGATGA
- the pgm gene encoding phosphoglucomutase (alpha-D-glucose-1,6-bisphosphate-dependent) — protein MANHPRAGLPAQQCDLINVPQLIAQYYVLQPDCDDQAQAVKFGTSGHRGSAGRQSFNESHILAIAQAIAESRKANGISGPCFVGKDTHGLSEPAFISVLEVLAANGVDVIIAQNNGFTPTPAVSHAILCHNRDEKVLADGIVITPSHNPPEDGGIKYNPPNGGPADTTLTQWIEQRANALIRDGLSGVKRMTLAAAKSSGRIHECDLVQSYVEQLPQVVDMAAIQNAGLKLGVDPLGGAGIEYWQRIGEHYQLDLTLVNDAFDPSFRFMHLDHDGIIRMDCSSEYAMAGLLAIKNDFRLAFANDPDYDRHGIVTPKGLMNPNHYLAVAIDYLYQHRPQWRQDVGVGKTLVSSAMIDRVVTSLGRRLVEVPVGFKWFVDGLFDGTLGFGGEESAGASFLRFDGQPWSTDKDGIIMCLLAAEVTAVTGKDPQEHYELLAQRFGAPSYNRIQASATHAQKAILSRLSPEMVKADTLAGDKIVARLTNAPGNGAAIGGLKVMTDNGWFAARPSGTEEAYKIYCESFLGDAHREQIEREAVEIVSDVLNEEM, from the coding sequence ATGGCAAACCACCCAAGGGCAGGCCTGCCTGCTCAACAGTGTGATTTGATTAATGTGCCGCAGCTCATTGCTCAGTATTACGTCCTGCAACCTGACTGTGACGATCAGGCTCAGGCCGTCAAGTTTGGTACCTCTGGTCACCGGGGAAGCGCCGGGCGTCAAAGCTTTAATGAATCGCATATTTTAGCTATCGCTCAGGCCATTGCCGAAAGTCGAAAAGCCAACGGCATCAGCGGCCCATGCTTTGTGGGAAAAGACACTCACGGTCTCTCTGAACCCGCTTTTATCTCTGTTCTGGAAGTGCTGGCCGCGAACGGCGTTGACGTCATTATTGCTCAGAACAACGGCTTTACGCCGACCCCTGCCGTTTCTCACGCCATTCTCTGCCATAATCGCGATGAAAAGGTGCTGGCTGACGGCATTGTTATTACCCCTTCCCACAATCCACCGGAAGACGGCGGTATTAAGTACAATCCGCCGAACGGGGGCCCAGCAGATACTACGCTGACTCAGTGGATTGAGCAGCGCGCTAACGCCCTTATTCGAGATGGCCTATCCGGCGTTAAGCGAATGACGCTGGCGGCGGCGAAAAGCAGTGGACGTATCCACGAGTGCGATCTGGTTCAATCCTATGTTGAGCAACTGCCGCAGGTAGTTGACATGGCGGCTATTCAGAATGCCGGCCTTAAGCTTGGCGTCGATCCGCTGGGAGGCGCAGGCATTGAATACTGGCAGCGCATTGGTGAACACTATCAACTCGATCTGACGCTGGTTAACGACGCGTTTGATCCTTCATTTCGCTTTATGCATCTCGACCATGACGGCATCATCCGGATGGACTGTTCTTCCGAATATGCGATGGCTGGGCTGCTGGCGATAAAAAATGACTTCCGGCTGGCGTTCGCCAACGATCCTGACTATGACCGCCACGGTATTGTGACACCCAAAGGGCTGATGAATCCGAACCACTATCTTGCCGTTGCCATTGACTACCTTTATCAGCATCGCCCGCAGTGGCGTCAGGACGTTGGTGTTGGTAAAACGCTGGTGTCCAGTGCGATGATTGATCGCGTAGTTACAAGCTTAGGTCGTCGCCTAGTGGAGGTACCGGTTGGCTTTAAGTGGTTTGTGGACGGTTTGTTTGACGGCACTTTAGGTTTTGGCGGTGAAGAAAGCGCAGGGGCGTCATTCTTACGCTTTGACGGCCAGCCTTGGTCAACAGACAAAGACGGCATCATTATGTGCCTGCTAGCGGCTGAAGTGACGGCGGTCACCGGTAAAGACCCGCAGGAACACTATGAGCTTTTGGCCCAGCGCTTTGGTGCCCCTAGCTATAACCGCATTCAGGCGTCAGCAACTCATGCTCAGAAGGCGATTCTGTCCCGCCTTTCTCCGGAAATGGTGAAAGCAGATACGCTGGCTGGGGACAAGATCGTGGCTCGTCTGACAAACGCTCCCGGTAACGGCGCGGCGATTGGCGGCCTGAAGGTGATGACCGACAACGGCTGGTTTGCCGCGCGTCCGTCAGGTACGGAAGAGGCCTACAAGATTTACTGTGAGAGTTTCCTTGGCGATGCCCACCGCGAGCAGATTGAGCGTGAAGCCGTTGAAATCGTCAGCGATGTGCTTAACGAAGAGATGTAA
- the seqA gene encoding replication initiation negative regulator SeqA produces MKTIEVDEALYRFIASHTLHIGESASEILRRMLGLPPASNDDVQVECESLPTAPVATAPADREADFRQRLNDSGAAEQKKAVDRFLLILSSLHHSDKSGFAEATESLMGRTRVYFSLSEATLLKSGRHTKPKSIPQTPYWVITNTNTERKRSMVEHIMTAMQFPETLTGEVCLMI; encoded by the coding sequence ATGAAAACTATCGAAGTTGATGAGGCGCTTTATCGCTTTATTGCCAGCCATACGCTGCATATTGGCGAGAGCGCCTCTGAAATTTTACGCCGCATGCTTGGCCTTCCTCCGGCATCAAACGATGACGTTCAAGTGGAGTGCGAGAGCTTACCGACAGCACCAGTGGCTACTGCTCCAGCCGATCGCGAAGCGGATTTTCGTCAGCGTCTGAACGACAGCGGCGCAGCTGAACAGAAAAAGGCAGTCGATCGCTTTTTGCTGATTTTATCTTCCCTGCACCATTCGGATAAATCGGGTTTTGCCGAAGCGACGGAGTCCCTGATGGGGAGAACTCGCGTTTATTTTTCGCTTTCCGAGGCGACGCTGTTGAAAAGCGGTCGCCATACTAAGCCGAAGAGCATTCCGCAAACTCCTTACTGGGTGATCACAAATACCAATACTGAGCGCAAGCGCAGCATGGTCGAGCATATTATGACGGCGATGCAGTTCCCGGAGACGCTGACCGGGGAAGTCTGTTTAATGATTTAA
- a CDS encoding alpha/beta fold hydrolase produces MNVNYHLQGSGDTVVLIHGLFGSLDNLGVLGRSLQESYQVLQVDLRNHGLSPHSEDMNYRLMAEDVIALLNRLSLDNVTLIGHSMGGKVAMTLTALIPDRITRLAVIDIAPIAYPTRHHDDVFEALNAVHHAGITTRPEAAAIMRESGLAEGVIQFLLKSFHQGEWRFNVPALWQHYDEIIGWQEVPVWEGPTIFIRGELSPYIQESARPAIARQFPHARAYTVAGSGHWVHAEKPQQVISILQRFMSK; encoded by the coding sequence ATGAATGTAAACTATCACCTTCAGGGAAGCGGTGACACCGTTGTTCTGATCCACGGGCTATTCGGCAGCCTCGACAATCTGGGCGTTTTAGGCCGCAGCCTACAGGAAAGCTATCAAGTCCTGCAGGTTGATTTACGCAACCACGGGCTTTCCCCTCACTCTGAAGACATGAACTACCGGCTGATGGCCGAAGACGTGATCGCACTGCTCAACAGGCTCTCATTGGATAACGTCACACTGATTGGGCACTCCATGGGAGGGAAGGTTGCCATGACTCTCACCGCCCTCATTCCTGACAGAATAACCCGTCTGGCAGTGATTGACATTGCGCCCATTGCCTATCCGACCCGCCACCATGACGACGTTTTCGAAGCGCTGAACGCCGTTCATCACGCTGGCATCACGACTCGCCCAGAGGCCGCAGCCATCATGCGCGAAAGTGGGCTTGCTGAAGGCGTTATTCAATTCTTACTCAAGTCGTTTCATCAAGGTGAATGGCGCTTTAACGTCCCTGCCCTTTGGCAGCACTATGATGAGATCATCGGCTGGCAGGAGGTGCCGGTCTGGGAAGGGCCGACGATCTTTATTCGCGGCGAGCTGTCCCCCTATATTCAGGAAAGCGCTCGTCCCGCCATCGCCCGCCAGTTTCCTCACGCCCGCGCATACACCGTGGCGGGAAGCGGTCATTGGGTACACGCAGAAAAGCCGCAGCAGGTCATTAGCATACTGCAGCGATTTATGAGTAAGTAG
- the ybfE gene encoding LexA regulated protein — protein MAKEQLDRTTIDLFADDKRPGRPKTSMLSRDEQLRINKRNQLRRDRVRGLKRVELKLSQEAVDVLDKLAQEQDLNRSELIEKLLFQQGR, from the coding sequence ATGGCCAAAGAACAGTTAGACCGCACGACTATCGATCTCTTCGCTGATGACAAAAGGCCCGGTCGCCCAAAGACCAGCATGCTGTCGCGCGATGAGCAGTTGAGGATCAACAAGCGCAATCAGCTTCGCCGGGATCGGGTCAGAGGCCTTAAGCGCGTGGAGCTAAAGCTTTCTCAAGAAGCTGTCGACGTGCTGGATAAACTGGCTCAAGAGCAGGATCTTAACCGCAGCGAGCTGATAGAAAAGCTGCTGTTTCAACAGGGGCGCTAA
- a CDS encoding LysR family transcriptional regulator: MDLRRLVTFKTIIEEGSFARAASKLCCTQSTVTFQIQQLERELGLQLFEKIGRRMVVTGAAQGILPHVHEMIRVMSGLKQAAQQSAEPRGELRIATAETLLSYKMPQVLKLFKKQAPGVRLSLKSLNCYHIRDALLADETDLGVFYRVGNDSSLKMEDYGKRQLVLVSSPEFEGADFMGINQHIPVTFIINEPQCIFRQIFENTLRQRGITIDNTIELWSIESIKQCVEGNLGVSFLPRFTVEKELRSGRLRELTFSTSPLSINAVCAHHAGKCVSPAMEVFMACMRECLENDAEVNIEALAL, from the coding sequence ATGGATTTACGTCGACTGGTTACCTTTAAAACCATTATTGAGGAAGGCTCTTTTGCCAGGGCGGCCAGCAAGCTGTGCTGTACACAGTCAACGGTGACTTTTCAGATCCAGCAGCTTGAGCGAGAGCTTGGCCTACAGCTGTTTGAAAAAATCGGTCGACGAATGGTTGTGACCGGTGCAGCACAGGGGATCCTGCCTCACGTGCACGAGATGATACGCGTCATGAGCGGGCTCAAGCAGGCGGCTCAGCAAAGCGCCGAGCCTCGGGGAGAGCTGCGTATCGCAACCGCGGAAACGCTGCTTTCTTATAAAATGCCACAGGTATTGAAGCTGTTTAAGAAGCAGGCTCCCGGCGTTCGCCTCTCGTTGAAATCCCTTAACTGTTATCACATCAGAGACGCTCTGCTGGCAGACGAGACCGATCTAGGGGTGTTTTATCGCGTGGGTAACGACAGCTCTCTGAAAATGGAAGACTACGGTAAACGGCAACTGGTGCTGGTGTCATCCCCTGAATTTGAAGGGGCGGACTTCATGGGCATTAACCAGCATATCCCTGTGACGTTCATCATTAATGAACCACAGTGCATTTTTCGCCAGATATTTGAAAACACTCTTCGCCAGCGCGGGATCACTATCGACAACACTATTGAGCTGTGGAGTATTGAAAGCATAAAGCAGTGTGTTGAAGGCAACCTCGGCGTGTCATTTTTGCCTCGGTTTACGGTAGAAAAGGAGCTTCGTTCAGGCAGGTTACGCGAGCTGACGTTTTCCACCTCTCCTTTAAGTATTAACGCCGTTTGCGCGCACCACGCAGGAAAGTGTGTGAGCCCGGCGATGGAGGTTTTCATGGCGTGTATGCGTGAGTGCTTAGAAAACGATGCAGAAGTGAACATCGAAGCTTTAGCGTTATAG
- the eamB gene encoding cysteine/O-acetylserine transporter has protein sequence MTIALVSTFLTYTFITALTPGPNNILALSSVHNYGFRRSLRVLTGMIAGFLIIMLLCALFTYTLLHFLPSVTEWLTYVGTAYILWLAAKVARSNPTASSSSDVPISFWSSFMLQFANVKIILYGITALSTFVLPYTQKPVWIISVSLLLSAIGTFGIICWAAIGHLFQNVFRRYGRTVNLILAALLVWVAIDMLW, from the coding sequence GTGACCATTGCACTTGTCAGCACATTTTTAACCTATACCTTTATCACAGCCCTAACGCCCGGCCCGAACAATATTCTCGCTCTCAGCTCTGTACACAACTACGGATTTCGCCGCAGCCTGAGGGTTCTTACCGGTATGATCGCCGGATTTTTGATTATCATGCTGCTGTGCGCGCTGTTTACGTACACGCTGCTTCACTTCCTGCCGTCAGTCACCGAATGGCTAACCTACGTAGGTACGGCCTACATTCTCTGGCTAGCGGCAAAAGTTGCCCGAAGCAATCCGACAGCATCTTCTTCCAGTGATGTGCCCATTAGTTTCTGGAGCAGCTTTATGCTGCAGTTTGCTAACGTTAAAATCATTCTCTACGGTATTACAGCACTGTCGACCTTTGTGCTGCCCTATACCCAAAAGCCGGTTTGGATTATTAGCGTCAGCCTGTTGCTGTCGGCTATCGGCACTTTTGGCATCATCTGCTGGGCAGCGATCGGCCACCTTTTTCAGAACGTCTTTCGTCGCTACGGACGAACGGTCAATCTGATTTTAGCCGCCCTGCTGGTCTGGGTCGCTATAGATATGCTGTGGTAG